A window of the Cystobacter ferrugineus genome harbors these coding sequences:
- a CDS encoding class I SAM-dependent methyltransferase, translating to MVDNIWTDFAQSYDAICSQLNCYRRMVDKILRDTQGCQTVIDAGCGTGLVSQALVSRGLSVVGFDNNPGMLALALRKQAACAVEERQRWTVLEGDVRSFPSGVPARADAVVLNNVLFYVREPEEVLRESLAHLQPGGRLISAGPRRRPDLQKVMTKSIEEWQAEGRWDATLQATTAYHVDLTRRLVTDPNEMVTFFEPEVLVETLRRLGFSRVIAADHDDYYGENYYVCMAR from the coding sequence ATGGTCGACAACATCTGGACGGACTTCGCCCAGAGCTACGATGCGATCTGCTCCCAGCTCAACTGCTACCGGCGGATGGTCGATAAGATTCTGCGCGACACCCAGGGGTGCCAGACCGTCATCGACGCCGGGTGCGGCACGGGACTGGTGAGCCAGGCGCTCGTCTCACGCGGTCTCTCGGTGGTGGGCTTCGACAACAACCCGGGCATGCTCGCGCTGGCCCTGCGCAAGCAGGCGGCTTGTGCGGTGGAGGAGCGCCAGCGCTGGACGGTGCTGGAGGGAGATGTGCGCTCCTTTCCCTCCGGGGTCCCGGCACGCGCGGATGCCGTGGTGCTCAACAACGTCCTCTTCTACGTGCGCGAGCCGGAGGAGGTGCTGCGCGAGAGCCTCGCGCACCTGCAGCCGGGCGGGCGCCTCATCTCGGCGGGCCCCCGAAGGCGCCCGGATCTCCAGAAGGTGATGACGAAGTCCATCGAGGAGTGGCAGGCCGAGGGCCGCTGGGACGCGACCCTCCAGGCCACCACCGCCTACCACGTGGACCTCACGCGCCGGCTGGTGACGGACCCCAACGAGATGGTGACGTTCTTCGAGCCCGAGGTGCTCGTGGAGACGCTGCGGCGTCTGGGCTTCTCGCGCGTCATCGCGGCGGACCACGACGACTACTATGGAGAGAACTACTACGTCTGCATGGCGCGCTGA
- a CDS encoding DofA protein gives MFATATTTNTATAAPPNYKTALINRVFFIRWEQPPSAQDIQLVTARFREAYEAHRQQLCVVIVTGAKARVPNSEQRKALFKMLEDHRKYICELHLLMEGNELQHNLQRIIASAQLIVTRIYDSNYARLHKTPDAIAPFLTSRLKADGNRIINDARLLGVLH, from the coding sequence ATGTTCGCTACCGCTACAACCACTAACACTGCCACCGCTGCTCCTCCGAACTACAAGACAGCCCTCATCAATCGTGTGTTCTTCATCCGGTGGGAGCAGCCGCCCAGTGCCCAGGACATCCAGTTGGTGACCGCCCGCTTCCGCGAGGCCTACGAGGCGCACCGCCAGCAGTTGTGCGTGGTCATCGTCACGGGCGCCAAGGCGCGCGTGCCCAACAGCGAGCAGCGCAAGGCGCTCTTCAAGATGCTCGAGGACCACCGCAAGTACATCTGCGAGCTGCACCTGCTGATGGAGGGCAACGAGCTGCAGCACAACCTGCAGCGCATCATCGCCTCGGCGCAGCTCATCGTGACACGCATCTACGACAGCAACTACGCGCGCCTGCACAAGACGCCCGATGCGATCGCCCCCTTCCTCACCAGCCGGCTGAAGGCGGATGGCAACCGCATCATCAACGACGCGCGTCTGCTGGGCGTGCTGCACTGA
- a CDS encoding phosphatase PAP2 family protein: MRPTLHQLRARLVRWSGTDVLGLLLVLLLLGGGFLTLLEEVREQETQSFDEQVLRALRRADEPAEPLGPRWLAEAARDVTALGSLTVLTLVVVAVCGFLVFVRRWRTIALVLGSTLGGTGVNALLKNLVARPRPSVVPHLTSVLSESFPSGHAMLSAIVYLTLGAILSELVEKRWLKLYLLTVALGLTLLIGLTRVYLGVHYPTDVVGGWIAGLAWALVAALVARVARSRSPGLREEARGDTAPP; the protein is encoded by the coding sequence ATGCGACCCACGCTTCATCAACTCCGGGCGCGTCTGGTGCGGTGGAGCGGCACGGATGTGCTCGGACTGTTGCTCGTCCTGTTGCTGCTGGGCGGCGGTTTCCTCACCCTGTTGGAGGAAGTGCGCGAACAGGAGACCCAGTCCTTCGACGAGCAGGTGCTGCGCGCGCTGCGGCGCGCGGACGAGCCGGCCGAGCCGCTCGGGCCGCGGTGGCTCGCCGAGGCGGCGCGGGATGTGACGGCGCTGGGCAGCCTGACGGTGCTCACGCTCGTGGTGGTGGCCGTGTGCGGCTTCCTGGTGTTCGTGCGGCGCTGGCGGACCATCGCCCTGGTGCTCGGCTCCACGCTCGGGGGCACGGGGGTGAACGCGCTCCTGAAGAACCTGGTGGCCCGGCCGCGGCCCTCGGTGGTGCCGCACCTCACCTCGGTGCTCTCGGAGAGCTTTCCCAGCGGGCACGCGATGCTCTCGGCCATCGTCTACCTGACACTGGGCGCGATCCTGTCCGAGCTCGTGGAGAAGCGCTGGCTCAAGCTGTACCTGCTGACGGTGGCGCTCGGGTTGACGCTGCTCATCGGACTGACGCGGGTGTACCTGGGAGTGCACTACCCCACGGACGTGGTGGGCGGGTGGATCGCCGGCCTCGCGTGGGCGCTCGTCGCCGCCCTGGTGGCGCGCGTGGCCCGGAGCAGGAGTCCCGGTCTGCGCGAGGAGGCGCGCGGCGACACCGCCCCGCCGTGA
- a CDS encoding acyltransferase, giving the protein MPWLYFTLKPRHRAWAEAWQREVQARLLELETVEIAEGCFISPDARLFAEPGRPIRLTGPGVSIAANAFVHGPVVLEAGVSLNARVSLDGGAAGIHIGEGSRIATGATLYAFDHGLAPDRPVRSQPVTSRGIVLGKDVWVGANAGITDGVRIGDHAVVGMGAVVTRDVPAWAIVAGAPARVIGDRRDRPSSGTPSGG; this is encoded by the coding sequence ATGCCGTGGTTGTACTTCACGCTCAAGCCACGCCACCGCGCGTGGGCCGAGGCCTGGCAGCGCGAGGTGCAGGCTCGGCTGCTCGAACTGGAGACGGTGGAGATCGCCGAGGGGTGCTTCATCTCTCCGGACGCGCGGCTGTTCGCCGAGCCGGGCCGCCCCATCCGCCTCACCGGCCCGGGGGTGAGCATCGCCGCGAACGCCTTCGTGCACGGGCCGGTGGTGCTCGAGGCCGGGGTGAGCCTCAACGCACGCGTCAGCCTGGATGGGGGCGCCGCGGGCATCCATATTGGCGAGGGCAGCCGCATCGCCACCGGTGCCACGCTCTACGCCTTCGATCATGGTCTGGCGCCGGACCGGCCCGTGCGCTCCCAGCCCGTCACCTCCCGGGGCATCGTGCTGGGCAAGGATGTATGGGTGGGCGCCAACGCCGGCATCACCGACGGGGTGCGCATTGGCGATCATGCCGTGGTGGGCATGGGCGCCGTCGTCACCCGCGACGTGCCCGCCTGGGCCATCGTCGCCGGCGCTCCCGCGCGCGTCATCGGTGATCGCCGCGACCGCCCCTCCTCCGGCACCCCCAGCGGCGGGTGA
- a CDS encoding two-component system sensor histidine kinase NtrB, translating into MSYPQPSQATAVGEERPGARESSRRARRALATSPHPGLSEDALRYHFLAERLNEVVFHLDRQGHFTFLSPAWTSLTGLPVESALGQSLLQRVHPEDQKDVQGLLESIAARVQASFRLEVRLLASRGPQWVELAAFSSPTGQGELLGTLTDITERRQLQARLQQADRLATLGMLVPGFAHEMNNPLAFMAANLDYLLSSMSQASAGAPASEVAAWREAVEEILEGSERLRRTLGHLRGFRPEPGQGPVDVNLLLDTVGQLVSSALRSRGRLVRDYGARSLVPGGEGSLRQALLNLVLHAVLSLPDDGEDPEAHEVRLVTRDDGQGHVVVEVHDTGPGLAPELLSRVFEPLFPAGGGHSPGPVLSVCRDIVRELGGGIEVTSSRGRGTTFRVTLPGVS; encoded by the coding sequence ATGTCATACCCGCAACCGTCTCAAGCCACTGCCGTCGGGGAGGAGCGCCCGGGGGCGCGGGAGTCATCGCGCCGGGCCCGGAGGGCACTCGCCACGAGTCCCCACCCGGGCCTGTCCGAGGACGCGCTGCGCTACCACTTCCTGGCCGAGCGGCTCAACGAGGTGGTGTTCCACCTCGACCGCCAGGGCCACTTCACCTTCTTGAGTCCGGCGTGGACGTCCCTCACGGGATTGCCGGTGGAGAGCGCGCTCGGCCAGTCCCTGCTGCAGCGGGTGCATCCGGAGGATCAGAAGGATGTGCAGGGCCTGCTGGAGTCGATCGCCGCGCGCGTGCAGGCCTCCTTCCGGCTGGAGGTGCGGCTGCTCGCGTCGCGAGGGCCGCAGTGGGTGGAGCTGGCCGCCTTCAGCTCGCCCACCGGCCAGGGGGAGCTGCTGGGCACGCTGACCGACATCACCGAGCGCCGGCAGCTCCAGGCCCGGCTCCAACAGGCGGATCGCCTGGCCACGCTGGGGATGCTCGTGCCGGGCTTCGCGCACGAGATGAACAACCCGCTGGCCTTCATGGCCGCCAACCTCGACTACCTGCTGAGCAGCATGAGCCAGGCGAGCGCGGGGGCCCCCGCGTCCGAGGTGGCCGCGTGGCGCGAGGCGGTGGAGGAAATCCTCGAGGGCTCCGAGCGGCTGCGGCGCACCCTCGGCCACCTGCGCGGCTTCCGGCCCGAGCCGGGCCAGGGCCCGGTGGACGTGAACCTGCTGCTCGATACGGTGGGGCAACTGGTGTCCAGCGCGCTCCGCTCGCGTGGCCGCCTGGTGCGTGACTATGGCGCCCGCTCCCTCGTGCCCGGAGGCGAGGGCTCGCTGCGCCAGGCGTTGCTCAACCTCGTGCTGCACGCGGTGCTGTCCCTGCCGGACGATGGGGAGGACCCCGAGGCGCACGAGGTGCGGCTCGTCACCCGCGACGACGGCCAGGGCCATGTGGTGGTCGAGGTGCATGACACCGGCCCGGGCCTCGCCCCCGAGCTGCTGTCGCGCGTCTTCGAGCCGCTCTTCCCCGCGGGCGGCGGGCACTCCCCGGGGCCGGTGCTCTCCGTGTGCCGCGACATCGTGCGCGAGCTCGGCGGGGGCATCGAGGTGACGTCGTCGCGGGGCCGGGGCACCACGTTCCGGGTGACGCTGCCCGGCGTCTCCTGA
- a CDS encoding serine/threonine-protein kinase, which produces MSEDAESTWTGADIKEMSRRQPKLRPARVDLCGRMLGHYRLLEPLGSGGMGTVYLAEQRMGGHRVAVKVMHPELARDEALRARFSAEARTVNLIGHPNIVRIFEIDESREGLNYFVMEYLEGTPLSRLPRPMEPNLLAWLLVQACDALEAVHRSGVVHRDLKPDNLLMVERPGEAPVLKVLDFGVAHARHEPPPPQANLSGQVLGTPAYMAPEQWVGRQVDGRADIYSLAATGYLLATGQLPYPRCQLAELVLAPRPPPPPIAPHELAPAVPEALSRALLRALARDPDSRFASAAEFKQALLAAVRTAPRPAPRAPQRPSGRMPIPTFPARPEPNDPTPPPTWTARVHLGGGAHQVVVHCSELHHDGLFMCCAEPLPALATRLEFTLQMGGEEVECVGEVVRQVDPLQARARRHAPGVGLRFLHPSPRLRELLARLGPPRLAPPQELRSQCS; this is translated from the coding sequence TTGTCAGAAGACGCGGAGTCGACATGGACGGGGGCCGACATCAAGGAGATGTCGCGCCGCCAGCCCAAGCTGAGGCCGGCTCGGGTGGACCTGTGTGGACGCATGCTCGGGCACTACCGGCTGCTCGAGCCGCTGGGCAGCGGGGGCATGGGCACGGTGTACCTCGCCGAGCAGCGCATGGGCGGACACCGGGTGGCGGTGAAGGTGATGCACCCGGAGCTGGCCCGGGACGAGGCGCTGCGCGCGCGCTTCTCCGCCGAGGCGCGCACGGTGAACCTCATCGGCCACCCCAACATCGTGCGCATCTTCGAGATCGACGAGTCGCGCGAGGGTCTGAACTACTTCGTCATGGAGTACCTGGAGGGCACGCCCCTGTCGCGGCTGCCCCGGCCCATGGAGCCGAACCTGCTCGCGTGGTTGCTCGTCCAGGCATGTGACGCGCTGGAGGCCGTGCACCGCAGCGGCGTGGTGCACCGCGATCTCAAACCGGACAACCTCCTCATGGTGGAGCGCCCGGGCGAGGCCCCGGTGCTCAAGGTGCTCGACTTCGGCGTGGCCCACGCGCGGCACGAGCCCCCGCCCCCGCAGGCGAACCTGAGCGGGCAGGTGCTGGGAACACCCGCCTACATGGCGCCGGAGCAGTGGGTGGGCAGGCAGGTGGACGGGCGCGCGGACATCTATTCGCTCGCGGCGACAGGCTACCTGCTCGCCACCGGTCAGCTCCCCTATCCGCGCTGCCAGCTCGCGGAGCTGGTGCTCGCGCCCCGGCCGCCTCCGCCGCCCATCGCGCCGCATGAGCTGGCGCCCGCGGTCCCGGAGGCGCTGTCGCGGGCGCTGCTGCGGGCCCTGGCCCGAGATCCCGACAGCCGCTTCGCCAGCGCGGCCGAGTTCAAGCAGGCCCTGCTCGCCGCCGTGAGGACGGCGCCGCGTCCCGCGCCCCGCGCCCCGCAGCGGCCCTCCGGCCGCATGCCCATTCCCACCTTCCCCGCGCGGCCCGAGCCCAATGATCCCACCCCGCCGCCCACCTGGACGGCGCGCGTGCACCTGGGCGGCGGCGCCCACCAGGTGGTGGTGCACTGCAGCGAGCTGCACCACGACGGCCTCTTCATGTGCTGCGCCGAGCCCCTGCCCGCGCTCGCCACGCGGCTCGAGTTCACCCTGCAGATGGGAGGCGAGGAAGTGGAGTGCGTGGGCGAGGTGGTGCGCCAGGTGGATCCGCTCCAGGCCCGCGCCCGCCGCCATGCCCCGGGGGTGGGTCTGCGCTTCCTCCATCCCTCGCCCCGGCTGCGCGAGCTGCTCGCGCGCCTGGGTCCTCCCCGCCTGGCGCCCCCCCAGGAGTTGCGCTCACAGTGTTCCTGA
- a CDS encoding gluconokinase, which produces MVIIVMGVAGAGKTTVGTRLARVLGWSFRDADEFHSAESIAKMAAGGALTDEERAPWLERMRQVIQRALESGEGGLVLACSALKAAYRERLTVDPARQRWVYLHGSRELLAQRLTARSGHFMPPSQLDNQLSVLEVPAGVCAVEVSVPPDEVVARILRGLELQPSV; this is translated from the coding sequence GTGGTGATCATCGTGATGGGAGTGGCCGGGGCGGGGAAGACGACGGTGGGCACGCGGCTCGCGCGGGTGCTCGGGTGGAGCTTCCGGGACGCGGATGAGTTCCACTCGGCCGAGAGCATCGCGAAGATGGCCGCGGGCGGCGCGCTCACGGACGAGGAGCGCGCGCCATGGCTGGAGCGCATGCGCCAGGTCATCCAGCGGGCGCTGGAGTCGGGCGAGGGAGGGCTGGTGCTGGCGTGCTCGGCGCTCAAGGCGGCCTACCGGGAGCGGTTGACGGTGGACCCGGCCCGGCAGCGCTGGGTGTACCTGCATGGCTCGCGCGAGCTGCTCGCCCAGCGGCTCACCGCCCGGAGCGGTCACTTCATGCCGCCGAGTCAGCTCGACAATCAGCTCTCGGTGCTGGAAGTGCCCGCGGGCGTCTGCGCGGTGGAGGTGTCGGTCCCCCCGGACGAGGTGGTGGCGCGCATCCTCCGGGGCCTGGAGCTTCAGCCGTCCGTCTGA